A single window of Methanomassiliicoccales archaeon DNA harbors:
- a CDS encoding ABC transporter substrate-binding protein, whose product MASLRVKLLAVGLVIIVIAAAAFIVTSPNGQTTDKIKIGVLPVIDTLPLYAAQERGLFEQAGLNVELVQFGSALERDSAMTAGSIDGYFGDMVNTILLKSSGQDVKVITIDYHSNPQARMFGLLASPDNNISDINATVGMEVATSSGTVTEYVLDDILAEKNMTGKIGKFELKAIPMRYQSLVQNNVDLAILPEPYATQAILAGAHLVADDRTINITATVIGMKAGFITDHIEDVKKLLTVYNSTVQSVNQDPTRYYDVLEKDIGFPKALEGNFTFPVLSSTSLPTLQEFQKVYDWIAGKVILQNAVVYDTIVARELYP is encoded by the coding sequence ATGGCAAGCCTTCGTGTCAAGTTGCTAGCGGTCGGATTGGTCATAATAGTCATTGCTGCTGCTGCCTTCATAGTCACATCACCCAATGGACAGACGACCGATAAGATCAAGATCGGGGTCCTCCCAGTGATCGACACGCTCCCGTTGTACGCTGCCCAGGAAAGGGGGCTGTTCGAACAGGCAGGTTTGAACGTCGAACTGGTCCAGTTCGGGAGTGCTCTGGAGAGGGATTCGGCAATGACAGCTGGCTCCATCGACGGCTATTTCGGGGACATGGTCAATACCATTCTGCTAAAATCATCCGGTCAGGATGTCAAGGTCATTACCATCGACTACCATTCGAATCCACAGGCACGTATGTTCGGTCTGCTTGCATCGCCTGACAACAACATTTCCGACATCAACGCCACGGTCGGGATGGAGGTGGCGACATCCTCTGGTACCGTCACAGAATATGTTCTTGACGACATTCTCGCCGAGAAGAACATGACCGGCAAGATCGGCAAATTCGAATTGAAGGCCATCCCGATGCGGTACCAGTCACTTGTACAGAACAATGTGGACCTCGCGATCCTGCCTGAGCCCTATGCTACGCAGGCAATATTGGCGGGAGCCCATCTGGTCGCCGATGACAGGACGATCAACATTACCGCCACCGTCATCGGCATGAAAGCGGGATTCATAACCGATCACATCGAGGATGTGAAGAAACTGCTCACGGTCTATAACAGTACCGTCCAATCGGTCAACCAAGACCCGACCAGATACTATGATGTCTTGGAGAAGGATATCGGCTTCCCAAAGGCGCTCGAGGGCAACTTCACATTCCCCGTGCTGAGCAGCACTTCGCTCCCGACCTTGCAGGAATTCCAGAAGGTCTATGATTGGATAGCGGGCAAAGTCATCCTCCAGAATGCCGTGGTCTATGATACGATAGTGGCCCGGGAGCTTTACCCGTGA
- a CDS encoding Rieske (2Fe-2S) protein produces MEEWIPVLDEKVLDENGGTVVTAKGLPILLMKRYGRIYALANKCPHMGCTLGGGSIDGYTLTCPCHDWQFDIRTGSMVPQDTGVVLGSYEWRIDSGKIAIKVRGD; encoded by the coding sequence ATGGAAGAATGGATACCAGTCTTGGATGAGAAGGTTCTGGATGAGAACGGCGGCACTGTCGTCACCGCCAAAGGGCTACCGATATTACTGATGAAGCGTTACGGACGGATATACGCCCTCGCGAACAAGTGCCCCCACATGGGTTGCACCTTGGGAGGTGGTTCCATAGATGGATACACTTTGACCTGTCCATGCCACGACTGGCAGTTCGACATCCGGACAGGAAGCATGGTGCCCCAGGACACTGGTGTTGTTCTTGGATCCTATGAATGGAGGATCGATTCCGGCAAGATAGCGATCAAGGTAAGAGGTGATTGA
- a CDS encoding glutaredoxin family protein yields MEHKVTGYTLSYCPWCKKTKKFFQEHGIKFDYIDYDLQDEKEQEQIEEEMRKYSKGGIAFPYVVIDGNVVIGWNPERYEELLNLKSK; encoded by the coding sequence ATGGAGCACAAGGTTACAGGATACACGCTAAGTTATTGTCCGTGGTGCAAGAAGACAAAGAAGTTCTTCCAGGAACATGGGATAAAATTCGACTACATCGATTATGATCTTCAGGATGAGAAGGAGCAGGAGCAGATAGAGGAGGAGATGCGCAAATACAGCAAGGGAGGGATAGCGTTCCCTTACGTTGTAATAGACGGTAACGTAGTGATCGGTTGGAATCCGGAAAGGTACGAGGAGCTCCTGAACCTCAAGAGCAAGTGA
- a CDS encoding ferredoxin-thioredoxin reductase catalytic domain-containing protein, with translation MNDEMRKRALIDQFTPVVDAMGYKFSPDKEIVSDLLDAEVMLMHQTSIPYCPCQGRTRDRKKDMLIVCPCIPHHKAHFDAMKRCWCGLFVHKDVEDPSKLRQIPLEVALGGKI, from the coding sequence ATGAACGATGAAATGAGAAAGAGGGCATTGATCGACCAGTTCACACCGGTCGTTGATGCCATGGGATACAAGTTCTCGCCGGACAAAGAGATCGTCTCTGACCTGCTCGATGCAGAGGTCATGCTTATGCATCAGACCAGCATCCCTTATTGCCCCTGTCAGGGCCGCACCAGGGACCGCAAAAAGGATATGCTGATCGTCTGCCCTTGCATTCCGCACCATAAGGCCCATTTCGATGCCATGAAGCGGTGCTGGTGTGGTTTGTTCGTGCATAAGGACGTTGAAGATCCCAGCAAGTTGCGCCAGATACCCCTCGAAGTGGCCCTAGGGGGTAAGATTTGA
- a CDS encoding Rieske 2Fe-2S domain-containing protein — translation MRSKVALVGDILPGGMMSVQANGKEMVLCNVNGTYHALERRCGHMSAPLEMGTLNGYVLTCPMHGAQFSAVTGEAIHSSIPLNRSPPKIDGPYAVPGYLARLIDKVKTMDLKSFPVTVEGDEIFVEA, via the coding sequence TTGAGGTCCAAGGTGGCTTTGGTGGGTGATATCCTGCCCGGTGGCATGATGTCCGTCCAGGCAAATGGCAAAGAGATGGTGCTCTGCAATGTGAACGGGACCTATCACGCGTTGGAAAGGCGGTGCGGTCACATGAGCGCGCCGTTGGAGATGGGGACCCTGAACGGTTATGTCCTAACGTGCCCGATGCACGGCGCGCAATTCTCGGCGGTCACGGGCGAGGCGATCCACAGCTCGATCCCTCTGAATCGGTCACCGCCGAAGATCGATGGCCCATATGCCGTACCGGGATACCTTGCCAGGCTGATCGACAAGGTGAAGACGATGGACCTCAAGTCGTTCCCTGTAACTGTGGAAGGGGACGAGATATTCGTTGAAGCATGA
- a CDS encoding MBL fold metallo-hydrolase, whose protein sequence is MTTSRKELRVFTASQEALWINSTLICGERDAILIDAQFTLPDARKLVTMIRESGRELRTVYITHHHPDHYFGLQEIVQAFPDAQILAQPTTVESIRKTWKGKVEQWAPVYGNNITTSPVIPTPMTGMILELEGEMFPIYMNAQGDDRGNSYVWIPSLKAVICGDIVYNGVYPWTADTSPAERKEWLRSLEKIESLRPATVVAGHKDPTRTDDPSCIQFMKDYLNYYDAAVITSRTADELKAAIKKRFTGLGLDIILNISAGVAFPSK, encoded by the coding sequence ATGACCACTTCGAGAAAAGAGCTGAGGGTGTTCACAGCATCTCAGGAAGCATTGTGGATAAACTCGACCCTTATTTGCGGAGAGCGCGACGCCATCCTCATCGATGCCCAATTCACTCTTCCCGATGCCAGAAAACTTGTCACGATGATCCGGGAAAGTGGCAGGGAGCTGAGGACAGTATACATCACCCACCATCATCCAGACCATTATTTTGGCCTTCAGGAGATCGTTCAGGCATTTCCCGATGCCCAGATCCTTGCCCAGCCCACGACAGTAGAGAGCATCAGGAAGACCTGGAAGGGGAAGGTCGAGCAGTGGGCGCCGGTATATGGTAACAACATCACCACCTCCCCGGTCATCCCGACCCCGATGACTGGGATGATCCTCGAACTTGAGGGGGAGATGTTCCCCATATACATGAACGCTCAGGGAGATGACCGCGGCAACTCTTATGTGTGGATACCTTCGCTCAAGGCGGTCATCTGCGGGGACATCGTCTACAACGGAGTATATCCCTGGACCGCCGATACATCGCCGGCGGAAAGGAAAGAATGGCTAAGGTCTCTTGAAAAGATCGAATCTCTTAGGCCAGCAACGGTAGTGGCGGGCCATAAGGATCCAACCAGGACCGACGACCCTTCCTGCATCCAGTTCATGAAGGATTACCTGAACTACTACGATGCGGCGGTAATCACTTCCCGGACCGCTGATGAATTGAAGGCCGCGATAAAGAAGAGGTTCACCGGGCTCGGCCTGGACATCATTCTGAACATCTCAGCGGGGGTCGCCTTCCCGTCCAAATAG
- a CDS encoding ATP-binding protein, with protein sequence MESNREIPAHENEEGTQGRSELELHRIEWMLTKAFDESDSKVVADGSAGLGAKEERNSHLIADAVGKDVLEGIILDTLNLLGTSAAVYEKDGTCSMGIFSSGWCRYLDNACRNEDEGNDMEEGGLLCHHRNWSESTKLAEEANGPVDRPCPGGLHIYAVPIKAGGDVIGSINIGYGDPPQDRQVLLQIADQKHLDGEQLIKAAHAYRSRPLFMVESAKSRIRTSAQLIGVIVEKHYAEAELEMRAKELSRSNKELEQFAYVASHDLKEPLRMVSSYLSLLEKRYKDRLDEEANEYIGFAVDGAQRMNDLVDGLLTYSRIDRSTTPFEQVDLEEVFQIATTNLEVSIRDSGTVLSHDVLPQVLGDRRQLIQLFQNLMSNALKFQNGNVPQVQVSSQAEGKDWRISIKDNGIGISPEHSERIFQMFRRLHTRDEYPGNGMGLAISKKIVERHGGRIWFESEPNKGTTFIFTIPVSVRT encoded by the coding sequence ATGGAAAGCAATAGGGAGATCCCCGCCCACGAAAACGAAGAAGGTACGCAGGGGCGGTCGGAACTTGAACTGCATCGGATCGAATGGATGCTGACCAAAGCATTCGATGAAAGCGACAGCAAGGTGGTCGCTGACGGATCGGCCGGGCTCGGGGCAAAAGAGGAAAGGAATTCCCATCTGATCGCAGATGCGGTGGGGAAGGATGTACTGGAAGGGATCATCCTTGACACACTGAACCTGCTTGGCACCTCGGCGGCGGTCTATGAGAAGGACGGCACATGCTCCATGGGCATATTCTCGTCTGGTTGGTGCCGATACCTGGACAACGCCTGCAGGAACGAGGACGAGGGAAATGATATGGAAGAAGGCGGCCTTCTATGCCATCATCGCAATTGGAGCGAATCCACGAAACTGGCGGAGGAGGCGAACGGTCCGGTGGACCGGCCATGTCCCGGCGGTCTCCACATATATGCCGTCCCGATCAAAGCCGGGGGTGACGTCATCGGTTCGATCAACATCGGATATGGGGATCCCCCCCAGGACCGTCAGGTCCTACTGCAGATAGCCGACCAGAAGCATCTGGACGGAGAGCAGCTCATCAAAGCGGCACACGCCTACAGGTCGAGGCCGCTGTTCATGGTGGAATCGGCCAAGAGCCGTATCCGGACATCGGCGCAGCTGATCGGGGTGATCGTGGAGAAGCATTACGCCGAGGCTGAACTGGAGATGCGGGCCAAGGAACTGTCACGTTCCAATAAGGAACTCGAGCAGTTCGCATACGTGGCATCTCATGACCTGAAGGAGCCGTTGCGCATGGTCTCAAGCTACCTGTCGCTGCTGGAGAAACGGTACAAGGACAGGCTTGACGAGGAAGCGAATGAGTATATCGGGTTCGCGGTGGACGGAGCCCAAAGGATGAACGACCTGGTGGACGGGCTGCTGACATATTCCCGCATCGACCGTAGCACCACGCCGTTTGAGCAGGTCGACCTGGAGGAGGTGTTCCAGATAGCCACCACAAACCTCGAGGTCTCGATAAGGGATTCCGGGACCGTCCTGTCCCACGATGTTCTTCCTCAGGTGTTGGGAGACCGCAGGCAACTGATCCAGCTGTTCCAGAACCTCATGTCAAACGCCCTCAAGTTCCAGAACGGGAATGTGCCCCAGGTGCAGGTGTCCTCGCAGGCAGAAGGAAAGGACTGGAGGATATCCATCAAAGATAACGGGATCGGTATTTCCCCGGAGCATTCGGAAAGGATATTCCAGATGTTCCGGAGATTGCATACTCGCGATGAATATCCGGGCAACGGGATGGGGCTGGCAATATCCAAGAAGATAGTGGAAAGGCACGGTGGCAGGATATGGTTCGAATCCGAGCCGAACAAGGGGACCACCTTCATCTTCACCATTCCCGTTTCCGTAAGAACCTGA
- a CDS encoding ATP-binding protein yields the protein MPRLSVSQIELLQLHLMEMEPYRGEMEVPREACQEGISSEMDSGLHNISRALATMVAEGLVESRLCHIRGAPKRRKAYFLTEKGLLSARALIRDLETRLVSFDDGTSVRNVTLATAMKTIEDRTGKKPNLTDLVRTARNSETLMLESISRPSKNVEVMFFGRPEVEVFEGREKELAELNEFILSKETSCALVVGLPGIGKSTLASKTFESQMKQRSAFWYTIHEWDSVQSVMRALIAFFQNIGTEDRFSDSDLELDIASVYSPTVLCLRDSHPLIFFDDVDKAGPNVTLLLSMLCDAVSAAPPSKIVLVSRSVPPFLISTTKIVRIELKCIDGKASSALASAWNARDPIAAVEESGGHPLMLRLSCEVGIESARGSIDDILGEHFRRVLGPQEKDMLEFLSVIRLPIPAKELPGFLPETTASLKRKGLVQEYAEGVAVHQVVRSYFASKTPDEEAVRMHRIAAEYCRRRPGERWRLEEISQDIAARDFERAAGTFLENGERLLSSYSEESMVLLSEIPLERVDASYGAHLSFLKGRLSQTLGRPHDALVHFERSLSLLGKDREEGVRASVLESYARSLAEVNRIEESLKTHRQALSYYESVNDKVGQIREWMGIGSAWRKARGTKEASEAFTKALGIASERGDMAAVAANLNNVALLEWESGDLKRAEADLKESISVAMAAGDDVGEGIGQTNLADLYHVQLRERESENLRLESAETFRRAGDISRSKKIKARWALDVSGAGRSAEAIEVLEGSIGPSGRSIRTGRCLVAEGIDAGDLALLLALIEAYRGTGERDRTARAIESLFRLAKEMESKDLEAQAWMEAAITDEAFGDLASALGKLNKAGNALRELGNSEGLGAVYLRSGMVRLQLGERSEALIDLREAVRHAERSGNAGALAAALDELGEALGSVSPEGRGCLERARQLRKDGRAQAYDR from the coding sequence ATGCCACGTTTGTCCGTCTCGCAGATCGAGCTGCTGCAGCTGCACCTCATGGAGATGGAACCTTACAGGGGAGAAATGGAGGTGCCCAGGGAAGCCTGTCAGGAAGGCATCTCAAGCGAGATGGATTCCGGCCTTCATAATATCTCGCGGGCATTGGCGACCATGGTGGCAGAAGGGTTGGTCGAAAGCCGTCTGTGCCATATTCGCGGGGCCCCCAAACGCAGGAAAGCCTATTTCTTGACCGAGAAAGGGCTCCTGAGCGCTCGGGCCCTCATCAGGGACCTTGAAACTCGTCTCGTGTCCTTCGATGACGGCACATCGGTCCGGAACGTGACCCTCGCCACCGCCATGAAGACAATTGAGGACCGGACCGGGAAGAAGCCAAATCTCACGGACCTGGTGAGAACGGCAAGGAACTCCGAAACACTGATGCTGGAATCGATCTCCAGGCCGTCAAAGAACGTGGAGGTCATGTTCTTCGGCCGTCCGGAGGTCGAGGTCTTTGAGGGACGGGAAAAGGAATTGGCAGAACTGAACGAGTTCATTCTTTCCAAGGAGACATCCTGCGCTCTGGTGGTCGGTCTCCCCGGCATCGGTAAGAGCACATTGGCCTCAAAGACGTTCGAGAGCCAGATGAAACAGAGATCAGCATTTTGGTACACCATCCATGAGTGGGATTCGGTCCAGTCCGTAATGCGGGCCCTGATCGCGTTCTTTCAGAACATAGGGACCGAAGACCGGTTCTCCGACAGCGATCTGGAATTGGATATCGCCAGCGTCTATTCCCCCACCGTCCTGTGTCTGCGGGATAGCCATCCATTGATCTTCTTCGACGATGTCGACAAGGCCGGGCCGAACGTCACCTTGCTTCTGAGCATGTTATGCGATGCGGTTAGCGCAGCCCCTCCCTCGAAGATCGTCCTGGTATCCAGATCTGTCCCTCCCTTCCTGATCTCCACCACCAAGATCGTACGTATCGAACTGAAGTGCATCGACGGGAAGGCATCTTCTGCACTGGCCTCCGCGTGGAACGCCAGGGACCCGATTGCCGCGGTCGAAGAGAGCGGTGGCCATCCGCTGATGCTCAGGCTTTCGTGCGAGGTCGGCATCGAATCCGCCAGGGGAAGTATCGACGACATCCTCGGTGAGCATTTCCGGCGGGTTCTGGGTCCGCAGGAAAAGGACATGCTGGAGTTCCTTTCGGTCATCCGGCTCCCGATACCGGCGAAAGAACTGCCAGGTTTCCTTCCCGAGACGACGGCATCCCTGAAACGAAAGGGCCTGGTCCAAGAGTATGCTGAGGGGGTGGCTGTACATCAGGTCGTCCGTTCCTATTTCGCCTCGAAGACCCCGGATGAGGAAGCGGTTCGGATGCACCGGATCGCCGCCGAATATTGCAGGCGCCGCCCCGGGGAAAGATGGCGCCTGGAAGAGATATCGCAGGACATCGCTGCAAGGGATTTTGAACGGGCCGCAGGGACATTTCTGGAGAACGGTGAGCGGCTCCTGAGCTCGTATTCGGAAGAATCGATGGTGCTGCTCTCCGAGATACCTCTCGAACGGGTGGACGCCAGTTACGGAGCTCACCTGTCGTTCCTCAAGGGCAGGTTAAGTCAGACCCTTGGAAGGCCACATGATGCCCTGGTCCATTTCGAACGCTCGCTCTCCCTGTTAGGGAAGGATCGAGAGGAGGGGGTGAGAGCGTCGGTGCTCGAGTCCTATGCCCGTTCATTGGCGGAGGTGAACCGGATCGAGGAGTCGTTGAAGACCCATCGCCAGGCCCTATCCTATTACGAAAGCGTCAACGACAAGGTCGGCCAGATAAGAGAATGGATGGGTATTGGCTCGGCATGGAGAAAGGCCCGGGGAACGAAGGAGGCATCAGAGGCATTCACAAAGGCGCTGGGAATCGCCAGTGAACGGGGCGACATGGCCGCGGTGGCGGCAAACCTGAACAACGTGGCATTGCTCGAGTGGGAGTCCGGGGACCTGAAAAGGGCGGAGGCCGACCTCAAGGAGTCCATCTCTGTCGCCATGGCAGCGGGTGATGATGTGGGTGAAGGCATCGGGCAGACCAACCTTGCCGATCTGTATCATGTCCAGCTTAGGGAAAGGGAATCGGAGAATCTGCGTTTGGAATCTGCCGAGACCTTCAGGAGGGCGGGGGACATCTCACGGTCGAAGAAGATCAAGGCCAGGTGGGCCCTGGATGTCTCCGGGGCGGGAAGAAGCGCCGAGGCCATCGAGGTACTGGAGGGTTCGATCGGGCCGTCAGGGAGATCGATCAGGACCGGTCGTTGCCTGGTGGCGGAAGGCATAGATGCAGGCGATCTTGCTCTCTTGCTCGCTCTGATCGAAGCGTACAGAGGCACAGGGGAAAGGGACAGGACCGCACGTGCGATAGAATCGCTGTTCCGTCTGGCAAAGGAAATGGAAAGCAAAGACCTGGAGGCCCAAGCCTGGATGGAGGCGGCCATCACCGATGAGGCATTCGGAGACCTGGCATCAGCCCTGGGAAAGCTCAACAAGGCCGGGAACGCCCTCAGGGAATTGGGCAACAGTGAAGGCCTTGGAGCGGTCTACCTCAGATCGGGGATGGTCCGCCTGCAGTTGGGAGAGAGAAGCGAGGCACTGATCGACCTCCGAGAAGCGGTCAGGCACGCCGAGCGTTCAGGCAACGCGGGTGCATTGGCGGCTGCTCTGGACGAGCTCGGAGAGGCGCTCGGTTCGGTGTCACCAGAAGGCAGGGGATGCCTGGAAAGGGCAAGACAGCTCCGGAAGGATGGCAGGGCTCAGGCATACGATCGGTAA
- a CDS encoding DUF58 domain-containing protein, translated as MLPRVSIEFKTFALLLVFGIFLGNVLIVLLSLLPMLFVVLSMLYQSPTEMSMSRPAPRLNAYVNENMKVISDLSIRDGLGIVTVGDSLPDHFRLAEGNNFRVFWKSGAPLQVRTEYSVECTRRGVYTIGNSKIESIDLAGLQENQIVPGLDPVELLVQQRPMDMRKMRDPRLLSRIPMPLGAASKLGSTTTDFKEIREYRNGDPFRHINWKASVRSADLEISNPLVNEYEKEGQQVVWIFLDASELMSVGSSVENAFEHGIKAANGLSQFYLARNCRVGLKVFNSGRQILPDVGRRQRAMVSKLLLGLEMTRLRGRLKEDVRSCRGHLVGSSPLFIVITMVRQENVEEMRAGIREMRMSSGPRSKVLVLHVDGNSLIPTNLEEEAAALATDLLSLASIRSLAGPGIRVVPWNPRRQSLNDLMLKGLRRK; from the coding sequence ATGCTGCCCCGGGTCTCGATCGAGTTCAAGACCTTCGCCCTACTGCTGGTGTTCGGGATATTCCTGGGGAACGTGCTGATAGTGCTGCTATCGCTCCTGCCGATGCTGTTCGTGGTCCTCTCCATGCTCTACCAATCTCCGACCGAGATGAGCATGTCCCGCCCTGCACCTCGGTTGAATGCGTATGTCAACGAGAACATGAAGGTCATCTCCGACCTGTCCATCCGGGATGGCCTCGGGATAGTGACGGTGGGGGATTCGTTGCCAGACCATTTCCGACTGGCGGAGGGCAACAACTTCCGGGTGTTCTGGAAATCGGGGGCACCGCTCCAGGTGAGGACGGAGTACAGCGTGGAATGCACCAGACGAGGCGTGTACACCATCGGCAACTCGAAGATCGAATCCATCGACCTGGCCGGGTTACAGGAGAACCAGATCGTTCCCGGACTGGATCCGGTCGAACTGCTGGTCCAACAGAGGCCGATGGACATGAGGAAGATGAGGGACCCGAGGCTGCTGTCCCGGATACCTATGCCATTAGGGGCAGCCAGCAAATTGGGGTCCACCACCACCGATTTCAAGGAGATCCGCGAATACCGCAACGGAGACCCGTTCCGGCATATCAATTGGAAGGCCAGCGTGAGAAGTGCCGACCTGGAGATCAGCAACCCTCTGGTCAATGAGTACGAAAAAGAGGGCCAGCAGGTGGTATGGATATTCCTGGACGCCTCGGAACTGATGTCCGTGGGTTCCAGCGTGGAGAACGCGTTCGAGCACGGGATCAAGGCGGCGAACGGTCTGTCCCAATTCTATCTGGCAAGGAACTGCCGGGTCGGGCTTAAGGTCTTCAACTCGGGCCGACAGATATTGCCTGATGTAGGGAGGAGACAGAGAGCAATGGTCTCCAAGCTGTTGCTTGGCTTGGAAATGACCAGGCTGAGGGGGAGGCTGAAGGAGGACGTGCGGTCATGCCGCGGGCACCTGGTCGGGTCCAGCCCTTTGTTCATAGTCATCACCATGGTCAGGCAGGAGAACGTGGAGGAGATGCGGGCCGGCATCCGTGAGATGCGCATGTCCTCCGGACCCAGATCAAAAGTGCTGGTCCTGCATGTCGATGGCAACAGCCTGATACCGACGAACCTGGAGGAGGAGGCAGCGGCCTTGGCGACCGATCTGCTGTCGCTCGCTTCCATCAGGTCGCTGGCTGGACCGGGCATCAGAGTGGTTCCCTGGAATCCGCGGAGGCAGAGCCTGAACGATCTCATGCTCAAAGGCCTGAGGAGGAAATGA
- a CDS encoding MoxR family ATPase gives MDIQEFRQHSRNIIDSTGGVFVGDELILRKLLCAALANGHVLFEDMPGLGKTLLAKVFAKVTGCNWGRVQFTPDLMPMDILGTRIWRPRTSEFVLEKGPVFTNILLADEINRSPPKTQSALLEAMEERQVTIEGTTHQLTKPFFVIATQNPIEQEGTFPLPEAQMDRFLLKMATGYVKTVQLESEIMRRRIRWQADDPVDRLVAAMDQSKFVEMQELVEKGIYVDDQVLDYVSTLVRSTREHEAVEVGASPRGSLSLLKVSRAHAAMMGRDFVTPDDVKLFVRDALCHRIIMKMEYEIDNRVTPQSVVDAIVTRTPAPKDFGRK, from the coding sequence ATGGACATTCAGGAATTCAGACAGCATTCTCGGAACATAATCGATTCGACTGGCGGAGTGTTCGTGGGGGACGAGCTCATCCTCAGGAAGCTTCTGTGCGCGGCGCTGGCCAACGGGCATGTGCTCTTCGAGGACATGCCTGGGCTGGGGAAGACCTTGTTGGCCAAGGTGTTCGCCAAGGTCACCGGGTGCAATTGGGGACGGGTCCAATTCACCCCGGACCTGATGCCCATGGACATCCTGGGCACGCGAATATGGAGGCCCAGGACCTCCGAGTTCGTGCTGGAAAAGGGACCGGTGTTCACCAACATACTTCTGGCGGACGAGATCAACCGTTCCCCTCCGAAGACCCAGTCTGCACTCCTGGAGGCCATGGAGGAGCGGCAGGTGACCATCGAGGGCACGACCCACCAGCTCACCAAACCATTCTTCGTCATAGCCACTCAGAACCCTATCGAACAGGAGGGGACATTCCCCTTGCCTGAGGCCCAGATGGACAGGTTCCTGCTCAAGATGGCCACTGGCTATGTGAAGACCGTCCAGTTGGAGAGCGAGATCATGCGTAGGCGGATCCGGTGGCAGGCGGACGACCCCGTGGACCGCCTGGTGGCGGCCATGGACCAGTCCAAGTTCGTGGAGATGCAGGAACTGGTCGAGAAGGGCATCTATGTGGACGACCAGGTCCTGGACTATGTGAGCACCTTGGTACGGAGCACCAGGGAGCACGAGGCGGTAGAGGTGGGGGCATCTCCCCGCGGTTCCCTTTCGCTTTTGAAGGTCTCCCGGGCCCATGCAGCGATGATGGGTCGGGATTTTGTCACGCCGGACGATGTGAAGCTCTTCGTCCGCGACGCTTTGTGCCACCGTATCATCATGAAGATGGAATACGAGATCGACAACCGGGTCACACCGCAATCGGTGGTCGATGCCATTGTGACCCGGACCCCGGCCCCTAAGGACTTCGGCCGGAAGTGA